ACCATGTGAGTTTCCGCGTGCAGCTCGCCCGGCCCCCGCGCGCCGCCCGGCAGTTCGCCGGGATCGCCGACACGGCGCAGCTGCCGACCGTCAGGAGCGCGGCCAAGCGGCGCGCCCCGGTGGTGTGGAGCGGGCGGACCGAGCCCGGCGAGTCCGCGCCCACCCAACTCCTCCAAGCCATAAGAGACTCCGGCGCGGCCGGCCCGGATCCGGTGACCGCCGGGGGCCATGACGCGGGCTCCACCCAGGTGCTGCCGCGCGTCCGCGTCGACGACGCCCCGACCACCGTCATCGGCCCCCGTGGACCCGCCGAGCCCACGGGCCACACCGGCACCCGCAGTCCCACCGGACCCGGGACCCAACTGCTGCACGGCGTACGCCCGACCCACAGTGCGTACGACGAAGAGGCGTACGACCACTCCGAGTTCGACGGCCGGGACGGCCGCGACGAGACGTACGACGAGGACGGCACACCCCGCCGCCCCGGCGACTCCGTCCGGCACGCCTACTACCCCGGCCGCCGGATGAACCTCGGCGTCGTCCTGCTCCCCCTGCGCGTCTTCCTCGGCTTCATCTCCATCTACGCCGGCATGGGCAAGCTCTGCGACCCCGTCTACTTCGACGGCGGCCGCCGCGGCTCCATGGTCACCTGGCTGACCTCCCTGCACCCCTGGCCCGTCGCCTCGCCGCTGCGGGACCTGGCGCTCAGCCACCCCGTCGGCGCCGGTCTGACCGTCGCCTTCCTCCAGGTCGTCGTCGGCGTGCTCACCATCTTCGGCCTCTGGCAGCGCGTCGCCGCCTCCATCGGCGTCCTGCTGTCCGCGACCCTGCTGGTCACGGTGAGCTGGCGGAGCGTTCCGGCGTACGACGCCCCCGACATCATCTACCTCGCCGCGTGGAGCCCCCTGGTCATCGCCGGCGCCCCCTTCTACTCCATCGACGGCCGGCTCGCGAGCGAGGCCTGGCGGCGGCTCGGCCCGCGCGCCGAACTGTGGGAGCTGCGACGGCGCGTACTGCGCCGCGGCACGATCATGGCGACCGTCCTGATCGGCCTCTCGCTGCTGATCGGCTCGACGCTCGGCGGGGCCGTACGCTCCTCCGAGGTCGCCCGGATGCCCGGCCCGGCCGACCCGCCCACCAACCACCTCCCCGGCTCGCCGCTGCCGCGGAAGCCGGGAGCCCCGGCCAGCCCGCGCGGCTCCCAGAGCGCGGTGCCGCCCGGCACCCCCAAGCCCACCGCGCCCGGCCGGAAGACGGCGACCCCCACCCCCACCGGCCCGGCCGCGCCGGGCGGCGTCCGTACGCCGACGAGTTCGGCGGGCACCGCGGGGCAGCCCGGCAACACCCCGGGCGGCGTCCGTCCCGCACCGCAGAGCCCGCGCCAGCCGGCGGCCCCCGCCGCCCCGCGCAGTCCCTCTTCGGCCACGGGCGGTACCACCGGTGGCACGACGGGCGGCACGGGCACTTCGTCCGGCGGCTCGACCGGCGGCAGCTCCCGCGGCGGAGGCGCCCTGGGCGGCCTGCTGGGCTGACACCCACCGGCGGTGGACGGGCTGGATGCGGCTGAGCTCAGCCACATCCAGCCCGTTCGGCGTTTCTTAGGGACACGCCCTAGGAACCGCGCTGAGCGGCAAGCTCCTTGGCCGCCTCGGTCAGGTCCTTGGCCGTGTCGATGGCGCGCCAGTACGCGCCGTGCGGGAGCGGGAAGCCGGCCAGCAGGCGCTCGCGGGCGAGCCTCGGGAAGGTGGTGCGCTCGTGGTCGCCGCGCTCGGGCAGCAGATCCGCGAAGCCGGCGGAGAAGACGTACACACCGGCGTTGATCAGATAGGGCGAGGGCGGCGACTCGATGAAGTCGAGGACGTGCCCGAACTCGTCGGTCTCCACCGCGCCCCACGGGATGCGCGGGCGGGCCAGCGCCAGGGTCGCCGTGGCGTCGCGCTCATGGTGGAAGGCGGCCATCTCGCGGAGCGAGAAGCGGGTCCAGATGTCGCCGTTGGTGGCGTACCAGGGCTGGTCCGGGTGGGGCAGCGACGCCGCGGCGTGCTTGAGGCCGCCGCCTCGGCCGAGGGGCTCCTTCTCGACCACGGTGGTCACCCGGAGCGGCAGGTCGGCCGACACGAGCCAGTCCTGGAGCACCTCGGCCAGATGGCCGCAGGAGACCACGGCATCGGTGACGCCCTCGGCGGCCAGCCAGGCGAGTTGATGGCCGATGATCGGGGTCCCCGTGCCGGGGATCTCGACCATCGGCTTGGGACGGTCGTCGGTGTACGGGCGCAGCCGCGACCCCTGGCCGCCGGCCAGGACGACGGCCTGCGTGGGGTGCGGATGGGCGTGGATGCCGGTCATGCGTACGACGATATGCCGTGGCACCGGTCGCCCGGCGACCGGTGCCACGGCAACGCCCGCGGGGGGCGGTCAGTGGTTCTGGGCGACGCCGGTGGCGAAGGACGTGTCACAGACGGGCCGGGAGAAGGCCTGGGCCTGCCTCACGGAGCCGTACTTGGCGACCGCGGCCCGTCCGAGGGCGCGCGCGATGTCGGCACAGTGGCGGGCCAGTGAGGGGCGTCCCTCGGCGGCCTGCTGGAGGTGCGTGAGCGCGACGCCCGGGTTCTTCTCCTGGAGCTCGGTGAGCAGCCGGTCGCGGAGCACCTCGTGCGGGGCGCGCGCGGCCTTGGCCTGAGTGGAGGCGGTATGGGAGGAAGCGGTGAGCACCTGCGTCCGGTCGCTCGGCGCCGCCCACGGGACGCGGGTGACCGCGAGGGTCCCGGAGAGCACGAGAACGACGGGGAGGACGAAGGCGAGAGTTCTGCCGATGTGGCGGGCGGCCTGGTTCATGTCGCAGATGGTAGCGAGGGGTAATGATATGGCGACATTTAGTCACCCGGTTGAGCGACGCGACAGCGCGTGAATGCGGTATCGATGTTGACGCACGGGGCTCGAAAAGCACGGTCTGGGCGGGTATTTATCGGCAGCGGGTGCGAAGCGGATGTCCACTTGTGCAATGCGCTCACCGGGGGCGCGGGGACGACCGGGCCCCGCACCGGTGGTGCTCGGTGCGGGGCCGTGGTCGTGCGCGGGGCGGGGCGTCAGTCGCTGAGGCGCTCGCCCGAGGAGGTGGAGAAGACGTGCAGCTCGCCGGGGCGCGGCACTACGTGCAGGATCGACCCCTTCTCCGGCACCCGGCGGCCGTTGACGCGCACCACGAGGTCCTTCTGCTCGGTCCCGACCTCGGCGGTGCCGTAGACGTATCCGTCCGCGCCGAGCTCCTCGACCACGTTGACCGTGACGGCGAGGCCGGCCGGGGCGTCGTCGGCCGCCTTGGAGAGCGTCTTGGCGGTGGCGCCGTTCTGCTCGACCACGTCGAAGTGCTCCGGCCGCACGCCGACGGTGACCGTGCGGTCGCCCCGGTCGGCGGCGGCGG
The window above is part of the Streptomyces syringium genome. Proteins encoded here:
- a CDS encoding DoxX family protein, with product MSVDTRTPRTPTGGSSSGYDDQPALSTVKVPSDPAQVVVNHVSFRVQLARPPRAARQFAGIADTAQLPTVRSAAKRRAPVVWSGRTEPGESAPTQLLQAIRDSGAAGPDPVTAGGHDAGSTQVLPRVRVDDAPTTVIGPRGPAEPTGHTGTRSPTGPGTQLLHGVRPTHSAYDEEAYDHSEFDGRDGRDETYDEDGTPRRPGDSVRHAYYPGRRMNLGVVLLPLRVFLGFISIYAGMGKLCDPVYFDGGRRGSMVTWLTSLHPWPVASPLRDLALSHPVGAGLTVAFLQVVVGVLTIFGLWQRVAASIGVLLSATLLVTVSWRSVPAYDAPDIIYLAAWSPLVIAGAPFYSIDGRLASEAWRRLGPRAELWELRRRVLRRGTIMATVLIGLSLLIGSTLGGAVRSSEVARMPGPADPPTNHLPGSPLPRKPGAPASPRGSQSAVPPGTPKPTAPGRKTATPTPTGPAAPGGVRTPTSSAGTAGQPGNTPGGVRPAPQSPRQPAAPAAPRSPSSATGGTTGGTTGGTGTSSGGSTGGSSRGGGALGGLLG
- a CDS encoding nucleotidyltransferase family protein, producing MTGIHAHPHPTQAVVLAGGQGSRLRPYTDDRPKPMVEIPGTGTPIIGHQLAWLAAEGVTDAVVSCGHLAEVLQDWLVSADLPLRVTTVVEKEPLGRGGGLKHAAASLPHPDQPWYATNGDIWTRFSLREMAAFHHERDATATLALARPRIPWGAVETDEFGHVLDFIESPPSPYLINAGVYVFSAGFADLLPERGDHERTTFPRLARERLLAGFPLPHGAYWRAIDTAKDLTEAAKELAAQRGS